GAATTGCTATGCTGCCAGCTTTAGAACCATGAAGGAACAAGATGGTGAGGAGACTTAATCTGCAGAAAGACATTCCTTTAACACTTACAGTTTGAGGGGAAAGGTACTATATCACTCTCATATTTTAGATGATGGACGGAAATTCGATGGTTCATTGACCTGACTGAGGTCTCACAACTTCTGAGTGACAAGAGCTGGGATTCAGtgacttttataaataatgcataacctttcttctttctattttatcaGTGGATTTCAAATAACTCTAAGGTGTTCCTTAGTTCCTCAGAGGTGAAACCACATTGTAAGGTTAGAACTTCTGCTCCTCTATTTATACAGGGTTTTACCTGGAACAGCAATGCTGTCtgttgtgaaaataaaaacagcacaAATGGGGACAGGGGATATTTTTCCAGTTTGCTATATAACCATGTGATTGACCACAATTCCTTGATATTGGTGGAAGATGAGGGAGTTGAAGAAAGTGGAGTTCAACAACTGATTTGATGATGGTGCTCctaaatttggaaaacaatttctTTAAGTAATAGAAGTGATGCATTCTCAATTTactaaaaatgcaaaaatctgaagggcctgtgtgactcagttggttgagcatctgccatcggctTGAGTCATGAAAATTTATAATGCATGATACTACATGAGCTATAGATGTGCCTAGATGTTATGAGGATGCCCACGTGGAGTTAGAATtcctcttctatttattttgactgttttatttcttattttttagtgaATGCTGAGGTTGTTGTTAATATTGCCATCACTATCGTGCCACCACTTCAGAAGTCCAGGGACACTGCGGAGAATGGAGTTGGAGAACCACACTGTGAAGTCTGAGTTCTTTCTCTTGGGATTTAGTGACCATCCAGAACTTTGGAGGGTGCTTtttgttatgtttctttttatctacTCTGTTACCCTCATGGGGAACCTTGGGATGATCTTATTAATCACAACTAGTTCCCATTTGCACACCCCGATGTACTTTTTCCTCTGTATATTGTCCTTTGTAGATGTATGTTACTCTTCTGTTATTGCCCCCAAATTACTTGTGGACTTGGTTTCCAAAGAAAAGACCATTTCTTACAAGGGCTGTGCTGCACAGTTATATTTTTTCTGCTCTTTGGTTGACACAGAATCTTTCCTCTTGGCTGCTATGGCTTATGACCGGTACATAGCAATCTGCAACCCTCTGCTTTATATGGTTATTATGTCCAAGAGGGTTTGCTCCCAGTTTGCCATTGGAGCATTTTTGGGAGGTACCATGAGTTCAATTATTCACACTACTAATACCTTCCATCTGTCTTTCTGCTCCAAAGAAATTAATCATTTCTTCTGTGATATCTCCCCACTCTTCTCTCTGTCCTGCACTGATACTTACATGCATGACATCATTCTGGTAGTCTTTGCTGGTTTGGTGGAAGCTATCTGTCTTCTAGCAGTCCTTCTGTCTTATGTCTGCATCATAGCAGCTATTCTTAAAACAGGGTCtgctgaaggaagaaagaaagggtttTCCACTTGTGCCTCCCATCTGACCGTAGTCACGATCTACCATGGtaccctcatttttatttatttgcgccCCAGCACTGGTCATTCGCTGGATATTGACAAAGTGACCTCTGTGTTCTATACATTGATCATACCTATGTTGAACCCCTTAATTTACAGTCTAAGGAACAAAGACGTCAAAAATGCCTTTAGGAAAGTAATAGGCAGAAAATTGCTTTCTtaaggaagaatgaaactgagcctGACAATTTTTCAATAATGTCTGTTCTTTGAACTTTGGTTCTGTTGGGAAAGTCAGTTTAATATGAATGTTTCCCAAATTTGTAGGTAATGAGGTCTCAACTACAGAATACTGCCCAGGCCTAACATCAGAGCCAGATCCCATCATATCGTTGTATtacatctctctctctattattttaaatttcacatttttaatacatattccAGAGTAgatttaccttttgcataatgtcCTATAGTCCATAGTcttattccttttctctcccatccTAAACTTTATCATAATTATTCTCAGTATTGAATAAGCCATTAAAATATCACAACTTTCTTTTGcggaagaaaataaatgcaattaacTAAGactttttcaattaatttttatttccatgtaaATATGTGTGCATTGCAGCTAAGCTAATTatattctctctaaaaaaattttcctcaaattttaacttctatatgatttttttctaatacccTTTCAATTAGAGATGGTAAGTAACATCCTAAACCTCACTAGAACCTTAAGGGTACTTCTTTTAAAACTCTTAGAATTTTCTGTCTAATCTTGTAGTTTGTGTTTATCCCTCTACTAGACTCATCATTAACTATTGTCCCTTATTTGATGCCTTACCTCTTTATCACATTTTCTCCAGTGCAGTTATTGAGTaagttttaatgaaataaatatatttgctatttgttgtttttaatttggattaTACACTTATAACAGGCAGAAACTATTTCTCttgcagtttttttgtttgtttgtttgtttccttctctggagGAGTACTGTATACACATGTGACAATTGCATGATATTGTCAAGTATAGTGacttattaaaaaacaatttgcaaATATCAACAAAATCAAAGTCTGGCTCATAAACTATTTCAGTCTGAAATCTCTTGATTGTTAAGCAAACAGCTGAACTTCCTGAAGGAGGCTATCCTCTGACAACCAAATATGGGATCAGAAGCCAAGAAATGGTGGGATCAAAGTTATGTAGGCTGTTGGGACATGACCAATAGACATCATAGCTGAAAGCCTAAAGAAAGTGCTGAACCAAAGGAGAGGTTGAATAATGGGAGAGAAGGCAAATTAGACAAGAAAGTCGTATGACAGTGAAAATGCATGTTGGGGTATAAACCAACATCACAGTTCCATTCTCAGCTCCAGGCTTTAAAAGTAGGTTTTTGTTCATATAGCTCAGTGGTGAGGTAAAGCTCTGGTCAGTGTGGGCTATCAATAGGGAAGAGTGGAATGTCAGCTAGTGCCAATGAAAAGCAAGTGTTTCATCCTAAACACTTAGTAGAAAATGTTCACCACAGTGTATGGGTTCATCACAACATATGGGTATTGATTCCTTTGTTGTTAAGTGTATGCTGGTTCATtaacctctcctctctctccctaacCCTATGGAAagtagggagagacagaagaaagaaacagacaactccagattggtaggtggcaggtgCAATGAACTTATGTATGAGGGCTTATTTTGGGTAGCCAAAAGATGAGTAGATCTCCACTCCTGCCCTccagaatcttaaaaatttatacaGAGGCCTTAATTGAGCTTGGTCATATAAAGTGTCCAGGTGGTGTCAACAACACATTGATCTCTCAAGGATATGTCCTTGGAACAATTCAAACTGTGGGAATTGTAGGCAGAATGTACATTCCAAGGACAGAGGAGGGGTGAGGATCATTTGATTCCTTGAGTCCAGCTAACAGATCAACCAGTAATCACCTCCTCTCCATGACCTTCTCCAACAACATCCTATTTCAGCTGTGGCTCTTGGGATAGAGCTgcacaaataacataaaataggTATTCTGGGATTAGttatttaaactcattttttgGCAATAAGTCTGAGACAAATCGTTTTTTGGCAATAAGTCTGAGACAAATAAGTCTGAGACTTATTTCAGAAGTACAGATTCAGGCATCTAGCCTGGACATGGAAATGATGTGTCCAGCATGGGTAGTAGTGAAGAAATCTTTGCTCAGCTCTAATGAGGAATGAAGGTAGTATCAGGAAAAACAAGTCCCAAGGTATCTGGGCAGGGAGCGCCATGATGTACAACTGGAATCTGAATAACTGGGTGAGCAGACTCTCAAGTAGATAAAAATGGATCTTGGAGATACGATTTCATGACAGGACACCAAGGATTATACCATGTTTTCTTGCAGCCTGAGGGTTTAGTTCTTGAGAGAGACTTAGTTGGCTCTGAGTGATCTTAGAAACTCCATTATCATCCtcagataaatagatatatacCTGGTTATAAAAATAACTATGTCTATGAGGACACTTAGTGTTCACAGAACAAGTAATCTACAGTCCCACAGCTAACAAGTAAATGATAGTATATAGATGTGAACcaggtctgtctctctctgaattcCAGTTCTTATCTTAAAATTTCTCTCATCTTTActattctttaaaatgaaaataaaggggatgcctgggtggcccagcagttgagcgtttgcctttggctcagggtgtgaccccagaatcttgggatcgaattccacattgggcttcctgcatggagcctgcttctccctctgcctatgtctttgcctctctctctgtctctgtctctcatgaataaataaataaaatcttaaaaaaataaaataaaatgaaaataaagcataaacaaaaacaaaaaaaaatcctggtttcCTGACCATCTATAAAGGCtattcattcatatggggaatataaaaaatagtgaaagggattataggagaaaggagagaaaattccTGTGAAAAATTAGACagggtaacaaaacatgagagactcctaactctgggaaacgaacaaggggtagtggaagggggaggtgggcaggaggatggggtgactggttgaccgacactgaggggggcacttgacaggatgagctctaggtgttatgctatatgttggcaaatcaaactcatattatatatatatatatataatatgaaggtttttaaaagaaaatataaagaagaaaagggaatatcttttattcttacatatatatatatatgaaagctGACCAGTGAATCCAATTTTGTATAATATGGATAGGTTTAATCTTTACagataggaatatatttaatacaatttCAATAAAGTACATTGTGATGGGAAGGGATTTCAACAGTGATGGAGAGGTCCTGTTATATAATACATTCTATGAACAACAAATTATTTAAGGTTGTAAATTAAATTACTCAATAGATAATGAAATACTAGTAACTTGCTGAAAATTGCAacttttaaatgtgttatttaattcTATGGCATTTTGAAGTACACTTAGCCCATTTTAAATACTAAAggaacttataaaaatatttaagaagattTAAATGGAAAACTTTGTACTGCCATTATTTTCTCCtcatggaaccagaaaaaaaaaatgctcctatATTCTCTTCTTGACAAtgacctaaaataaaatgaatactctTGAGAACCTCTTGTTATGTTTTTCAGAAGTGAATTAATTCTTATTTGATGACAGTGCATATAACATATGCAATTGAGTTTATAGAAATGATACAAGATTACTTAACATCAGCTACTCAGTaattaaaattgtgtttatttcATAGATGCACAGGGATCCTATTATTACAAATAGAATTCTATGTAAATATTactttgtctttatttcattaaacataatattaatacattttcctTTCCACTTAAATTGTATTAATTaggaattttagtttttttttttattattttgttagtaTAATGCTGTGAACACATCAAGGGAGACTGAGTCATCTTTCCAGTGGCATTTGGACAAGGTAAAGACCCTCAATTTTCTTTTGTACAGTTTCTGTATAGTTGTCAACAGCATCATATCTGCTCCCCAGAGTAAGAGCAAGAAGGGAAATTCACAGGCTAATGTGCAAATGAGGTGCAGCATAAATTAAGAGCAATTGTTCCTTCAGATGTTTACTGGGCCAGAATGATGAGGAATACATGGTCCAAAAAGATTTTTACTGCAAGTGTTATCTGTCCCTGATAGTTATTTCAGCGTAGGCCAAAATAAAAGATGTGCAGGAAGATTTAATCTAAGACAAACGTActagaataatatttaaaagtcaggtttgtgtgtgggtgtgtttgtgtgagtgTATGAGTATGTATTGGCatgtttgtgtgtgagtgtgggtgtgtgtgaATTTGCAAAGGCTCCTTTGCATCAGTTTTGCAGGAGACACAgatgcatttatttaataaatgttttaaatgacatCTGGAGCTCAGCTTTGtaaataataaagtagaaatattgGTAAACAATCCTGGAAAGGGCATTGCATTTATGGAACTTTGAATTAGGgcacagtatttttttatttattcttatgtatTTACTTACTACTGATATACATCTAAGTGCTATGATGGAACGTTTATAGGGTGATACCAGTCCCTAGAAAGGATACAAACAAACTCAGCTTAACTCATTAATACTACCTTCTGGCTGGGCAAGTTTATTGAATTCATGGCTTCAAAAATATCATAAGTTTAAGTGCAAAAGTTTAACTGATGTGAGGAGAGTAGTTGCTATTCCCATGTGATCTCACTGAGCCATCTCTATGAACAGAGAAGGCAGGtataaaaagatctttttttgcAAATCAGCAACCAAACCTAGTCCTACTCTTTCTTagtttaaacagaaaaataagatcaATAATGACTCTCCCCACATTCAGGTTAGGTACAATGATAAATAGTAGGAAACATCTAGAAGCTTGTATTGATGAGACTACAGGAATTGATGTCAAAAGACCATACTTCAGCTCtcagaatctttaaataaacacttttgGGTGAAAAACACAACTTCACCCAGAACATAATTTAGTGCTGATTGCTTTTTTCAGGGCACCTTTCACATCCTTATTCCTTAAGCTGTAGATGAGTGGGTTTAACATAGGGATGACCACAGTGTAGAAGACAGAAGACATTTTGTCTGTGTCCATTGAGTAACTGGAGCTCGGTCGGAAATACATGAACAGAAGTGTGCCGTGAAATATAGCCACTGCGGTCAAGTGGGAGGCACATGTAGAGAAGGCTTTGCGTCTCCCTTCAGCTGAGTTCATTCTAAGGATGGTAGTTAGGATATAGCTGTAGGAGAGGAGAACAGTGATGATGCTGCAGCCCACTACGCAACCAATGAAAGTGAACATCACTATCTCATTGATGGATGTATCTGAAGAGGAAAGGGCTAGCAAGGGTGGGATGTCACAGAAAAAGTGATTGATGATATTGGAATCGCAGAACGACAATCGAAATGTGCAGCAGGTGTGGATTGCTGAATCCACAAAACCGACGATGTAGGCAAGGGACACAAGCTGGATGCAGATTTGCCTGGACATGGCGATTGTATAAAGAAGTGGATTACAAATGGCTACATACCGGTCATAAGCCATGACAGCCAACATGAGACACtccacatctgcaaagaccccaaAAAAATACATCTGAATTGCACATAAATCATATGGAATTCTCTTTTGCTCAGACAAGAAGTCAGCCAGCATCTTGGGAGAGACAGTGGAGGAGTAGCAGACGTCACAGAGAGACAGGTTGCTCAGGAAATAATACATGGGCGTGTGGAGCCTGGAGTCCAGCTTGATCAGCAGGATCATCCCTAGATTGGCAATCATGGTTGTGCTGTAAACTAGCAGAAAGAGCACAAAGAGCCCCTGCTGCACATCTTTTCTGCCAGAAAGTCCTAGGAGTATGAAATCAGTAATCACAGTGCAGTTCTCAACAGCCATCACTCAGATCTGGGAACCCCTGcttgtgaaagaaagaaatggtaccAGGATTAACATCATTTTAGTAGTTAAACTgctggtctttctttctttctttctttctttctttctttctttctttctttctttctttctctttctttctttcttctttctttctttctttctttcttttctttctttattttgtatttaggaaAAGAGGCAATGTCAAGACTGCTGAGGTGAAGCAGACTTTCCTGGAAATATATCCAAATCAATACATTGGTATAGTGATAGTGATATTAACATTGCCTACATTTGAACAGCACTATACAGAATTCATAGCACACTTTCATTCAAATTAAAGCATACTATTTTCATACCGACATACACTGTATGTATGATAGATTTTGTTACTTCTTTCTTATATAAAGACATTAATGTCTTCATAGTTTGAGGCGATGGTTCTTATAATTATTTGGCCAGATAACCATGTATTctacaagattttctttttagatctAGTAGAAATATTGATATATTCTGTAATAGAGAAGCATAACTGAGAGGCACAAGTAATGAATATATTCCTTTGTTTTCCCccaaaaaattccaaaatagagGGCCATAAGAAAAAATCCTTCATGCAATATGCTTCCACTTCCCCACTCACCCCAGGTCCTATCCAGACTCAGTAAACAAGGGTTAGAGATAGTCTGTGATTCAGGACCCACTAAAGCAGGGAGGGTGTGGTTGCTGAAGAACAGGGTGGGAGGGTCTCCATGTTCAATACTCTAGAATGAGAGACCACAAAATGTCAAGGCTAATCATGTTGCTTTCTGACAGTTGCTGTTGCTCAGGGGAGATTATGGAGAACATTTGGGCTCTAATCATAGGGATTCTGGAGGGATTCTGGTAATGGGTGATGGAGCGTTAAATGAGGGAATGTGGTGTACTGAGTCTCCCTGCCCCAGTTCATTAGAACCCTCATAGTCTATTCACCAACTGTTCAGATCTGTAAGAGGCAtgttaaaaatactgatgcccaCAGTCCCACACCCCAGAGAGATTCAAGCCTGACCTATACCTTTTTCCCACTTCtctaggctttttaaaaagattttattatttattcatgagagacagagagacaggcagaaatgtaggcagggg
This is a stretch of genomic DNA from Canis aureus isolate CA01 chromosome 21, VMU_Caureus_v.1.0, whole genome shotgun sequence. It encodes these proteins:
- the LOC144293325 gene encoding olfactory receptor 5W2-like translates to MAVENCTVITDFILLGLSGRKDVQQGLFVLFLLVYSTTMIANLGMILLIKLDSRLHTPMYYFLSNLSLCDVCYSSTVSPKMLADFLSEQKRIPYDLCAIQMYFFGVFADVECLMLAVMAYDRYVAICNPLLYTIAMSRQICIQLVSLAYIVGFVDSAIHTCCTFRLSFCDSNIINHFFCDIPPLLALSSSDTSINEIVMFTFIGCVVGCSIITVLLSYSYILTTILRMNSAEGRRKAFSTCASHLTAVAIFHGTLLFMYFRPSSSYSMDTDKMSSVFYTVVIPMLNPLIYSLRNKDVKGALKKAISTKLCSG
- the LOC144293324 gene encoding olfactory receptor 5I1-like, whose protein sequence is MLRLLLILPSLSCHHFRSPGTLRRMELENHTVKSEFFLLGFSDHPELWRVLFVMFLFIYSVTLMGNLGMILLITTSSHLHTPMYFFLCILSFVDVCYSSVIAPKLLVDLVSKEKTISYKGCAAQLYFFCSLVDTESFLLAAMAYDRYIAICNPLLYMVIMSKRVCSQFAIGAFLGGTMSSIIHTTNTFHLSFCSKEINHFFCDISPLFSLSCTDTYMHDIILVVFAGLVEAICLLAVLLSYVCIIAAILKTGSAEGRKKGFSTCASHLTVVTIYHGTLIFIYLRPSTGHSLDIDKVTSVFYTLIIPMLNPLIYSLRNKDVKNAFRKVIGRKLLS